CTACGAGGCGCTGGCACGGCTCTGCGCGGGGGCGGAACTGCCCGACGTCTTCGCCGACCCCGTGGCGTGCGTGCCCGAGCGCGCCCGCGCCGACGGTCAGCGGCGGCGCGGCTTCCGCATCGGCTGCACGGTCGACGGGCCCGCGGGGTCCGTCCGGCTCGACCTCGCCGTGCAGGCCGAGCCCGAACTGCGCGTCGTGGGCGAGCGGCTGACCCGCGGCGACCTCGTCCTACTGGAGACCGCGCTGCGCGACCCGGGCCGCCGCGTGGTGCAGGCCGCCTGGCACACAGCGGGCGCGACCCCCGTGACACGCGCCCCCATGCCGGACGACCGGCTCGGTACGGCGCTCGTGCCGCTGCGCGTCGCGGGCAAGACCGACGGGCAGCGCCTCGTGCTCGCGGCGGCGGAGCAGGTCGTGGTCGCGCTGCGCTCGGCGTACGTGTGCGACCCGCGGCCCAGCCGCATGCGCGCCCCCGTCCCCGCCGGACTCCTCGGCTCCGGCCGCCTCCTGGGAGGCTGCGACAACCTCGCCGAAGTCCTGTGGCGCACCCGCGCCGAGTGCGCGGCACGCCACGCGCTGCTGGTCTCGGCCGTACGGTCCGGGTGCGCGGGGCCGGTCGCGGACGTCGTCGCCGAAGAGGTGGAGGACGGCGCGGTGCACGCCTACATCGACCGGGGCGGCGGTGTGCGCACGCCGCTCGGGCGGCTCGGCGACGGCGAGTTGAGGTACGTGGCCCTGGCGCTGGTCCTGCTGACCGGTACCGGCGTGCTCGCCGTCGACCCGGTCGCGGAGGTGCCGCAGGCGTACCAGAGCCTGACGATCCTCGCCGACGGCCTCGACCGGCGCCTCGACGCACGACAGGCGCGGACCCTCGGGAATCTGGCGGCGCGCACCTGCGGGCGCGGGCACATCCGGCTGGTGGGAGCGGTGGGGGACGCGTCCTGGGCGGCGGAGGCGGGCGCCTCGGTGGTAGACCTGGTGCCGTGAAGGAACGACTTGACGTGGCGGTACTGCAGCGCAGGCTGGCCGAGTTCGCGGCGGCGCGCGACTGGGAGCAGTACCACACCCCTAAGAACCTGGCCGCGGCGCTGAGCGTGGAGGCCTCCGAACTGGTCGAGATCTTCCAGTGGTTGACCCCCGAGGAGTCGGCCCGGGTGATGCGGGACCCGGACACGGCGCCCCGCGTGGCGGACGAGGTGGCCGACGTCCTCGCGTATCTGCTGCAGTTCTGCGAGGTGCTGGGGATCGACGCGCTGGCCGCGCTCGCGGCGAAGATCGAACGGAACGAAGAGCGCTTTCCGGTGCCGGAAGGTCCCTGAATCCCACCGGTGGCCGCCCCCGGGATTCCCCGGCCCGACAATTTCGTCACTCTCCGGAGTGGATGGCTTGTCCAAACTCGACTGTGTGTCCACAGATTTCCGTCCTGCCCTGGCTTTTCACCCGGATGGGCCTCACTCTGGGTAGTGGACAGGGGAGTTCGGGCAATCGTGCGGTGGGTGCGCGCGGGATGGAGGGGCCGGGATGAACGCGATGCGGCTCATCGAGGCGAACCGCCGCGCTCTGGCGTGCAGTCAGGAGCCCGGGGACATCGTCGTGGAGGTCTGGCAGTCACAGGCACTCGCACAGGCGATCGGCAACCACCTCGCGGTCGCGGGACCTCCCGAGTTACGGGGCGAGGCGCTGGGCCTGAGCGAAGTCGGCGGCAGAGCCTGCGGGGTGCTCGACGCCCCAAGGCTCGGCATGGAGGACATACGGGCGGCACGGCTGACGGGGACAGGAGACGCGCACGAGGTCCTGCTCGGGCTCGGCAGGCTCCTCGGGGAGGTCGGCATCGCGCTGGTGGGTGTGGCCATGGGGGCCGAGGACGAGGGGGTGTACTGGCAGTGCATGGAGGCGATCGACGCGGCCGACGAGTCCAGGGACCGCGTGCTGGAGATGCTGCGCAGACTCGCGGTGCGGGAACAGTGCCTGCCCGAGCCGGACTCGGCGGCGGGCCCGGCGTGAGAAGGCCCCCGGCCGACCCCGCAGAGGGGCGGGGCCGCGGAGGCGGCAGAGATCGCGGGGGAGACCCGGTGTGGTCAGGAGCGGCCGCGTTCGTGGTCGCCCGGCCAGCGGATGCCCAGGGGAGGGGTGCCAGGGGTGGGCGACTCGGAGGGCGCAGCGGAACCGGCGGAGGTGGCGGACCCGGCGGAGGTGGCGGATGCGGAGGTGGTGGAGCCGGTGGGCGTCGCGGACCCGGCAGGCGTCGCGGACTGCTGCAGTTCGGCATCGAGCTGGGTCAGATCCGCGTTGAGTGCGGCCATCAGCTCCTCCATCTGCTGCAACAGGCCCTTGGGTGGCTGCTGCCGGCCCGGCACGGACGCACCGTGTGCGGCCTCTCGGGCGGGCGCGGGGGCGGGCGCGGCCTCCTGGTCGGGCACGGCTTCCTGGGACATGGCGGCCTCCTCGGCCCTCGCCCTCCCGAAGGGGACGGGCAGTTGACGCGGACGGTGCCCCGGCAGCGGGCACCGGCGCGGGGGCCGGGCGGTCCGGCTCCGCCCGAGCCAACGATGATCCGTCGGACGTGGTCACTGGGCGCGGGCCCGCGCCGCCGCCGAGTTGACGGTTTTTCACCCGACCGGGTCGGTGGGGGACCGGCGGGACCGGCGGGGTTGCCCGGCGTTCGGGCGTGCAGGATGGGGGCATGGATCTTCGAATCTTCACCGAGCCCCAGCAAGGGGCCACCTACGACACCCTGCTCACCGTCGCCAAGGCCACCGAGGACCTCGGTTTTGACGCCTTCTTCCGCTCGGACCATTACCTTCGCATGGGTTCCTCCGACGGCCTGCCGGGCCCCACGGACGCATGGATCACGCTCGCCGGGCTCGCCAGGGAGACCAAGCGGATCAGGCTGGGCACGCTGATGACGGCCGGCACGTTCCGGCTGCCCGGCGTGCTCGCGATCCAGGTGGCGCAGGTGGACCAGATGTCGGGCGGCCGGGTCGAACTGGGGCTCGGTGCGGGCTGGTTCGAGGACGAGCACAAGGCGTACGGCATTCCGTTCCCCAAGGAGAAGTTCGCCCGCCTCGAGGAGCAGCTGGAGATCGTCACGGGCCTGTGGGGCACGGAGGTCGGCCAGACCTTCAGCCACGACGGCAAGCACTATCAGCTCACTGATTCCCCGGCCCTGCCCAAGCCCGCGCAGACCAAGGTGCCGGTCCTGATCGGCGGCCACGGCGCGACCCGCACGCCGCGGCTCGCCGCGCAGTTCGCCGACGAGTTCAACATCCCCTTCGCCTCGGTCGAGGACAGTGAGCGGCAGTTCGGCCGGGTCCGCGCGGCCGCCGAGCAGGCCGGGCGCAAGGGCAGCGACCTGGTGTACTCCAGCGCGCTGGTGGTGTGTGTCGGCAAGGACGACGCGGAGGTCGCCCGGCGTGCGGCGGTGATCGGCCGCGACGTGGACGAGCTGAAGGCGAATGGCCTCGCGGGTTCTCCCGCGGAGGTCGTCGACAAGATCGGGCGGTACGAGGCGATCGGCGCGAGCCGCATCTACCTCCAGTGCCTGGACCTGGCCGACCTGGACCACCTGGAGATCATTTCCTCGCAGGTGCAGTCGCAGCTGTCATAGGCGACAGGTCGGCCCTGGACGTGGCCGCCGGGCTCACCCCTCCGGTGCCCGGCGGCCACTTTGCGTGGTGCGGACAGGTGCGGACAGGTGCGAGGAGCGGGTTCGGCAGGGCGTGCGAGGTCTGTGCACCGGAGGCGGGCCGGATAAACCTATTGGGGGCCAAGATCGCTACAAAGGGGTAACTGAGCAACAGATCCAGGCGAGTTGGGCGAACCGGCGGTTAGCGTTCCCAACGGAACCGGGCACCTCCCGGATTCGCCCATGTTCTCCGCATGTCTCCGCATGCCTCCTCACGTCGTAAAGGAGAGCTCGCCCCGATGACCGTTGAGACCAGCCCGGATGAGCGGCTGGAGCCTGCTCCGCGGACCAGCCTGAGCACCGAGGCCGCCCGCAACCTCACCACCACGACCAAGTCCGCCCCCCAGATGCAGGAGATCACCTCACGGTGGCTGCTGCGGATGCTGCCGTGGGTGGAGACCAAGGGCGGCACCTACCGGGTGAACCGGCGGCTGACCTACACCGTCGGCGATGGGTGCATCGAGTTCCTGCAGGACGGTGCCGACGTACGGGTGGTGCCACGGGAGCTCGGCGAGCTGGCCCTGCTGCGCGGCTTCGACGACGTCGACGTGCTGTCGGCGATCGCCGACCGGTTCGAGCAGCGCGACTTCCGCGCGGGTGAGGTGCTGGTCGAGCGTGGCGCCCCCGCCGAGCACATCCACCTGATCGCCCACGGGCGGATCAACCAGACGTCCATCGGCAAGTACGGCGACGAGGTGGCCGTCGCCGTCCTCGCGGACGGCGGCCGGTTCGGTGAGGACGCACTCCTCGACGACGGTGCGCGGTGGGGCTTCACCGCCACGGCCGCGACCTCCGGCACGCTGCTGACCCTGTCCCGCTCCGACTTCGCCGCCCTCACGTCGTCCGCGCCGAGCCTCCGTGCGCACGTGGCGGAGTTCGCGTCGCGGTCCGTGCCGCGGCAGACGCGGCACGGCGAGGCCGAGATCGCGATGTCGTCGGGGCACGTCGGCGAGGCGAAGCTGCCGGGCGCCTTCGTCGACTACGAAGCGCATCCCAGGGAGTACGAACTCTCCGTCGCGCAGACCGTTCTGCGGGTCCACACGAGGGTCGCCGACCTCTACAACGGACCGATGAACCAGACCGAGGAACAGCTGAGGCTCACCATCGAGGCGCTGCGCGAGCGCCAGGAGCACGAGCTGATCAACAACCGTGAGTTCGGTCTGCTCCACAACGCGGCCTTCAAGCAGAGGATCCAGCCCCACTCCGGCGCGCCCACGCCGGACGACCTCGACGATCTGCTCTGCCGTCGGCGCGGCACCAAGTTCTTCCTGGCCCACCCCAGGACCATCGCGGCCATCGGCTGGGGCTTCAACGCCTACGGGGTCTATCCGGACAACGTCGACCTGGGCGGCCAACAGGTTCCCGCCTGGCGTGGGGTACCGATTCTGCCCTGCAACAAGATCCCCATCACCGAGGACAACACCAGCTCGATCCTCGCGATGCGTACGGGCGAGGACAACCAGGGCGTGATCGGCCTGCACCAGACCGGGCTGCCGGAGGAGTACGAGCCGGGCCTGTCGGTGCGCTTCATGGGCATGAGCGAGCAGGCGATCATCTCGTACCTGGTCACGGCGTACTACTCGGCCGCCGTCCTGCTGCCCGACGCGCTGGGCGTCCTGGAGAACGTGCAGATCGGCCGCAGGCGCGACTAGGGCCGGTGTCGGAAGTCCCGCCTGCCCTCCCGGTGGTTCGCCCGGTTCGCACGTCATCACATGAAGGAGCTACGGATGCCCGATCCCGGGCTGCCCACCCTGCACCCGAACCCCGCCCTCGAAAGGATTCTGCGCGGCCCGAGCGGCCTGGGTACGGCGGGGCTGTACCTGGGCGAGAAACCGGTCGAGGCCGTGAGCTCGGTGGGACCGGCTGCCTTGGTGGAACCGGTCGACCTGGCGGAATCGGTCGCGTCGGCGGAATCGGTCGCGTCGGCGGACGCGGTCGAACTGCCCGGCCCGGTCGAAGCGGCCGAACTGCCTGAACCGGCCGAGGGGACGCCCATTCCGGGGCTCTATCACCATGCCGTGCCGGAGCCCGATCCGGCGCGGGTGGCCGAGGTCAGCCGGCGGATCAAGGCATGGGCCGTGGACGAGGTGCAGGCGTTCCCGCCGGAGTGGGAGGACCAGTTCGACGGGTTCTCCGTCGGGCGCTACATGGTCGCCTGCCACCCCGACGCCCCCTCCATCGACCACCTGATGCTCGCCACCCGGCTGATGGTCGCCGAGAACGCGGTCGACGACTGCTACTGCGAGGACCACGGCGGCTCGCCCGTCGGGCTCGGCAGCCGCCTGCTGCTGGCCCACACGGCCCTCGACGACCTGCACACCACCCAGGAGTACGAACCGGCGTGGCGGGAGTCGCTCACGGCGGACGCGCCGCGCCGCGCCTACCGCTCCGCCATGGCGTACTTCCTCCAGCACGCCTCGCCCTCCCAGGCCGACCGCTTCCGGCACGACATGGCCCGTCTGCACCTGGGCTATCTCGCCGAGGCCGCCTGGTCCGAGACGGACCACGTGCCCGAGGTGTGGGAGTACCTGGCGATGCGCCAGTTCAACAACTTCCGCCCTTGCCCCACCATCACCGACACCGTCGGTGGCTATGAACTGCCGGCCGACCTCCACGCGTTGGCGGCCATGCAGCGGGTCATCGCCCTCGCGGGCAACGCCACCACCGTGGTGAACGACCTGTACTCGTACACCAAAGAACTCGACAGCCCCGGCCGTCATCTGAACCTGCCCGTAGTGATCGCCGAACGGGAAGGCCTCTCCGACCGGGACGCCTACCTGAAGGGGGTCGAGGTCCACAACGACCTGATGCACGCCTTCGAGGCGGAAGCCGCCGCCCTGGCCGCGGCCTGCCCCGTCCCGAGCGTGCTGCGCTTCCTGCGGGGAGTGGCCGTGTGGGTCGACGGCAACCACTACTGGCACCGCACCAACACCTACCGATACCGCCTGCCCGACTTCTGGTAAGAGGAGCCGACACCACTGTGACCAGCACTGAACTCGCCAACGGCACGTCCCTGTCCATCCCCGCTCCGGCGTCCCCCTACCAAGGGGACATCGCCCGCTACTGGGACGGGGAGGCCAGGCCGGTGAATCTGCGCCTGGGCGACGTCGACGGGCTCTACCACCACCACTACGGCGTCGGGGACGTCGACCAGCAAGCGCTGGGGGACACCGCCGACAGCGGGTACGAGAAGCGGCTGATCGCCGAGCTGCACCGCCTGGAGTCGGCGCAGACCGACGTGCTCCTGGACCAGCTCGGGCCCGTCGGGCGTGACGACACGGTCGTGGACGCCGGGTGCGGGCGCGGCGGCTCGTTGGTCATGGCCCACCAGCGGTTCGGCTGCCGGGCCGAGGGGGTCACGCTCTCCGCCAAGCAGGCCGACTTCGCCAACCGGCGCGCCCGCGAACTCGGCATGGAGGACTACGTCCACGCCCGCGTCTGCAACATGCTCGACACGCCGTTCGAGACGGGCCAGGCCAAGGCGTCGTGGAACAACGAGTCCAGCATGTACGTCGATCTGAACGACCTCTTCGCCGAGCACTCCCGCGTTCTCGCGCCCGGCGGTCGCTATGTGACCATCACCGGCTGCTGGAACCCGCGGTACGGGCAGCCCTCGAAGTGGGTCTCCCAGATCAACGCGCACTTCGAGTGCAACATCCACTCCCGTAGGGAGTACCTGAAGGCGATGGCCGACAACCGCCTCGTACCGCAGGCCATCGTCGACCTGACGGACGCGACGCTGCCCTACTGGGAGCTGCGGGCGACGTCGTCGCTGGTCACCGGCATCGAGGAAGCGTTCATCAACTCGTACAGGGACGGCTCGTTCCAGTACGTGCTGATCGCGGCCGACCGCGTCTGACCCGGGGGGCGATGCGAGGTCCGGGGCCGTCCGTCCAGGACGACCCCGGGCCTTCTACTGTCCGCCCGTGGAGCGGCCGAAGAACTCCAGCTCGGCGATGGCCACCTGGCGCTTCTCGCCCGTGCCGTACGCGGAGCGCAGGATCAGCCGTGCCTTCACCGCGTCCCGTACGCGTACGTCGAGCTTCTGCACGCCGCCGTCGTTGATCCGGCGGTGCATCACGTGCTCCTTGCCCGCCGAGTCGTTGACCACGATGTCGAACTCCATCGGCCGCGCCTGCTCGGCGGCCTGCGCGCTCCGCGGCGACGTGCCCGGCGTGATCAGGAGGTTGAGCAGGTCGGTGGGCTGGCCGAAGTCGGCCTGCAGCCACTGGCCCGCCGAGTCGCCCGAGTAGCCGGTGCCCCACCAGGTGTTGCTGTAGCCGTCGAAGGCGAGCTTCGCGGCCTGCTTGGGGGCGGCGTGCGAGGCGCTGGAGGCGGTGGGGTGGACGGGGACCCGCTTGGCGAAGTGGTCCTGCACGGCCCGCGCGGCCGGTGGCCCGCCGAAGATACCGCCCGCCACCAGGCCGACGACCACCGCGATGCCCACGGCCCGCGCGATCCAGCGGGTGCGGTCGCGGTGGAGGCGGGGGCGCTGTCCCGCGTACGGGCCCTCGGCGATCGGGGCGGCGTGGTCCTTGAGCGGGTTCGCGCAGCTGCGGCAGAAGTGGCGGCGGGGGGCGTTGGGCGTCCCGCAGCTCGGGCACGGCGCCCCCGACTCGGGCTCGACGGGCACGGCGGCCTGCCGTACGCGCGGCCGCGCCGCCTCGGGCCTGCCCGGCAGCACGCTGCCCGGCGTCTCCGGGGCCACGGGCTCGGAGCCCTCGGGCACGGGCACGAGCAGGGACCGGATGGCGGTGTCGGAGGGCCGGGACGGCCCGGCCGACGGCTCCGCGGGGCCGTTGGAGGCGCCGGTGGAGGGGAGCGGGACGGTGGTGTCGGTCGATCCGGCACCGGCACCGGCACCGGCGCCCGCGCCCGCGCCGGACCCGGCGGGGGGAGCGACACGGGGATCGACGCGGGGGTCGGCCGGGGTCTGCGGCGCGGGGGAGCCGCCCGCGGCGGGAGCGGTGCCGGGGCGGGCGGGGCCCGGGGCGCCCGCCGGGGTGTCCCAGCGCAGGAAGGCCCCGCACGAGTCGCAGAAGGACTGGCCGTGCTGGCGGGCCGGGGTGCCGCACTCGGGGCACGGGGTCGTGTTGGCGGGGGAGTTCTGCATGTCGTCCGTCTCGGGCTGGTCGGGCATGTCTAGGTCCCTTCAGGGAAAGGCGTGGCTGTCACCTCGGCCGTGAAGGGGAGGTGTGCTGGGCGGGCCGCCGCGACGACGGCCCGCAGGCGGTGCGCGTCCACGGATGCGGGATCGTGGACGCGCAAGGTGACGTGCAGGGCGGGACGCGGGGCGCCGGGGAACGGGCCCAGTGGGCGTGCGGACCAGGCCGCGCCGCCGCTCTCGGCGATCTCCGGGCGTACGCCGAAGGCGAGTTCCACGGCGGCGGCGAGGCCGCGGCGGGTGCCGCGGACACGGTGCAGGTCGACGGCGGAGGCGACGGCGTGGCGGCGCGTGGCCAGCGGCTCGGTGCCGTCGAGCTCCGTACCGACCCAGTCCGTCAGCCAGTCGAGGAAGTCCGACGGCGTCAGGGACGGCGTGAAGTACGCCTCCAGGCTGTCCAGGACGGCGAAGACGGGCGCGAGGACGACGTCGAGGCCGGAGACGAAGCGCAGGATGAAGTCGTCGTCGGCGAAGACGGCGGGCAGCTGGTCCCCGATGGGATGCGCGGACCCGAGCCCCGGCAGGGACCCCCGCCTGGACTCGTAGCCATCACCGTCATCGTCACCGTTTCCGTCGCCTCCGTCACCGGGCCCGGAACCGTCGCCACCGCCTCCGGTCCCGCCTGCCCCACCGGCCGCTCCCGCCGCGTGCCCCGCCTGCGAGGCAGGGGCGTTGGTGACCCCGGACTTCACCCAGGAGGCACGCATGCCGCCCGAGGTGACGGAGGCGCCCGGCGCGCTCTTCGCCGCGTGACCGGTACCGCTGCTGGGGCTCGGGGTGGCGTACGGGTTCGGCTCGGAGGTGTGGATCGGGGTGGCGTACGGGTTGGGTGCGGAAGCGTGGCCCGGGTCGGAGTAGGGGTTCGCCGGGCCGAAACCGGGGGTGGGGGCGGGAGCCGCTTCGGGGGTGCCCTCGGGCTCCGGGGTGGTGTGCGCGTGGTTCTCGTCGTTCGTCATCGTGCCTCGATGACGCGGACTCGGTGGTCGAAGGGGAACAGGAGGGCGGAGGGCGCCAGTTCGATGCGGTCCGTGGCGTCGCCCCTGCGGCCCGTCAGGGGGTCGGCGGGGTGGAGCAAGACCTCGTCGACGAGTTCCACGCCCGGTACCCGCTGGAGCGCGGCGAAGATCTCGCCGGCGCGCAGCGGGCGCCCGAACGGCCAGCCCTCGCGGTGGGCGCCGCCGGTCAGCGGGTCGAGGTAGGCGTAGAGCGCGTCGAGCGCCTCGGAGCGGACGCGTTCGGCCTGCGCCGCACGGAAGGAGTGGAGCGTGGCGACCACGGTGACGCCCTGGTAGTAGGGCGGGCCGACCGAGAGGCGGGTGCCGAGCGGGCGGCGGTCGTCGAGGAACGAAGTGACGCGGGAGAGGAGTTCCTCACCGGGCACCAGCTGCTCGAAGCGGAGCCGCCCGCCGCGGTCCGGCACCGCCTGCGGTACGACGAGGACCCGCACCGCGTTCTCCCCGGCCTCCGCGGAGTCCGCGGCCAGGCAGTGGATGCGCGCCGTCTCGGGCGCGGCCCGCCGGGCCAGCTCCTCGTAGTCGCGCGCCGTCACCGCCCGCTCCTGCGCGCGCAGCGCGATCGGCGCGCGGACCTTCGCCTCCTCGACCGTCTCGCCGTCGACTCCGCCGCGCGCCGCCTCGCGGTTCTCCACGCGGGCGACGTACGGAATGGAGCTGCGCAGGACCTGGATGGCGCCGCGGGCCACGTTGCCGGTCCGGCCCCCGCCCGTGCGGTAGCGGGTGGCGCGGATCGCGGCACCCTTCTGGGGGACGGCGCCGAACTGCCGCAGGGAGCCGTCCGGTTCGCGTACCGCGGGGCCGAACGCGATCTCGCCCGTCCCCGCGTCCAGCGTGACGTGCGGGTCGTACGGGCCCGAAGAGGCGAAGTCGTCGACGACCTGCCACTCGGCCCAGCCCGACCCCTCGCCGTCGGAGACCTCGAGGACCAGCGGCGGCCGGTCGGCGACGACCGGGGCCTGGGCAAGCCGGACGCGCTGTCCGGGCACGCCCGTGGAGTCGCCGAGGAGCTCGTCGCGTATGACGTCCGCGTGCGCGACGCCCGTCGTGCCGCCGATGGTGAACGCGGTCGCGGACCGCACGGTCGGCGACGCGCTGTAGAACGGCTGGCCCTTCGCCGCCTCGGTCACCCGGCAGCGCAGCCAGCCCGCGTCCTGCCGCCCGATGCGGGAGACGATGTGCCCGGCCGGGATGTGCAGCACGACGTCGCCGGGCCGGTTGAGGCCACCGGTGGAGTCCTCGTCCACCTCGCACTCGGTCCAGCCGTCCGCGGTCCACGCCTCCCACACCAGCGGCGGCTGCCGCGGGTCGACGCCCACGCCGTCCACCCGGCTGTCGAGCTGCAGCACCGCCGCACACCGCGGCACCGCGGCGCTGAGCCCGAAGAGCAGCGTGTCGCCGGGCCGCGGCGACTCCGCGAAGACCGCCACGTCACGGCCGCCGAAGATGTCCTGCCCGCAGTCCTGCGGCGTGCTGCCGTCCTCCTGGCGCAGCACGGCCGACAGCTCGCAGGGCACCACGGTCAGATCCGCCTCGGTGGCGAAGGCCACCGCTTCCTCGGTCTCGGTGCGGCTGGTCGCCACCTCCGTACCGGCGGGCAGGACCACCGGCTCGGCCTGGGGCGCGGACAGCCAGAACGTGACGTCCGCGCGGGCCGCGGAGGGCGGGAAGAGGGTGACGCCGAGCAGGTCGAGGAAGGCCAGGTGGTTCTTCTCCGGCACGCGGTTGAGCCGGTACACGATCTGGTCGGCCATGTGCGCGACGGCCTCGACGAGGGTGACGCCCGGGTCGGAGACGTTGTGATCGGTCCACTCCGGGCAGCGCTGCTGGATGTAGCGCTTGGCGTCGTCGACGAACTGCTGGAAGCGCCGGTCGTCGAGGTGGGGTGCGGGCAGGGCCATCGGACTTCAGACTCCGCTCTCTGATTCCGTGGACGGGATCACGTAGAAGGGAAAGACGAGACTGCGCGGATTGTTGGTGCCGCGCACGGTGTAGCTCACGTCGATGAACAGGACGGAAGGCTCGTCGGGCGCCGGACTGACCTCGACGTCCAGGACGTCGATGCGCGGCTCCCAGCGGTCGAGCGAGGACCGCACCTCGTACCGGATCCGCCCCGCCGTCGCCTCGTTGACCGGCGCGAACACCATGTCGTGCACGGCGCAGCCGAACTCCGGCCGCATCGGGCGCTCGCCCGGCGCGGTGGCGAGCACGAGACGGATCGACTCCTCGATCTCGCGCTCGCGCCGGGCCAGCGCGATGCCGCCGCCCGCGTTGATGCGCAGCGGAAACGTCCAGCCCGCACCGACGAACTGCTCACTCATGATCAGTGGCCCCCTCGACCCTGGACTCGACCCTAGAAAGGAATGCCATTGCGCAGCACGGCGGGAGCGGTCAGCGCGACGGTCGCAGGCGACGTGATGGCCGCTGCAGCGCCCGCGTTGACGGCCACCGCGCCCGCGGCGGTCACGGAGACCGCGCCGACCGCGTTCACGGCGACGGCGCCCGCCGACTTGAGGCTGACGACGCCGGT
The sequence above is a segment of the Streptomyces sp. Je 1-369 genome. Coding sequences within it:
- a CDS encoding geranyl diphosphate 2-C-methyltransferase; amino-acid sequence: MTSTELANGTSLSIPAPASPYQGDIARYWDGEARPVNLRLGDVDGLYHHHYGVGDVDQQALGDTADSGYEKRLIAELHRLESAQTDVLLDQLGPVGRDDTVVDAGCGRGGSLVMAHQRFGCRAEGVTLSAKQADFANRRARELGMEDYVHARVCNMLDTPFETGQAKASWNNESSMYVDLNDLFAEHSRVLAPGGRYVTITGCWNPRYGQPSKWVSQINAHFECNIHSRREYLKAMADNRLVPQAIVDLTDATLPYWELRATSSLVTGIEEAFINSYRDGSFQYVLIAADRV
- a CDS encoding discoidin domain-containing protein, with the translated sequence MPDQPETDDMQNSPANTTPCPECGTPARQHGQSFCDSCGAFLRWDTPAGAPGPARPGTAPAAGGSPAPQTPADPRVDPRVAPPAGSGAGAGAGAGAGAGSTDTTVPLPSTGASNGPAEPSAGPSRPSDTAIRSLLVPVPEGSEPVAPETPGSVLPGRPEAARPRVRQAAVPVEPESGAPCPSCGTPNAPRRHFCRSCANPLKDHAAPIAEGPYAGQRPRLHRDRTRWIARAVGIAVVVGLVAGGIFGGPPAARAVQDHFAKRVPVHPTASSASHAAPKQAAKLAFDGYSNTWWGTGYSGDSAGQWLQADFGQPTDLLNLLITPGTSPRSAQAAEQARPMEFDIVVNDSAGKEHVMHRRINDGGVQKLDVRVRDAVKARLILRSAYGTGEKRQVAIAELEFFGRSTGGQ
- a CDS encoding LLM class F420-dependent oxidoreductase; translated protein: MDLRIFTEPQQGATYDTLLTVAKATEDLGFDAFFRSDHYLRMGSSDGLPGPTDAWITLAGLARETKRIRLGTLMTAGTFRLPGVLAIQVAQVDQMSGGRVELGLGAGWFEDEHKAYGIPFPKEKFARLEEQLEIVTGLWGTEVGQTFSHDGKHYQLTDSPALPKPAQTKVPVLIGGHGATRTPRLAAQFADEFNIPFASVEDSERQFGRVRAAAEQAGRKGSDLVYSSALVVCVGKDDAEVARRAAVIGRDVDELKANGLAGSPAEVVDKIGRYEAIGASRIYLQCLDLADLDHLEIISSQVQSQLS
- a CDS encoding AAA family ATPase; translation: MTVHSRKPAAEPSAAQDRPQVTQLRLYAFAGHRAAVLPLGPMTLLTGPSGSGKSSALIAYEALARLCAGAELPDVFADPVACVPERARADGQRRRGFRIGCTVDGPAGSVRLDLAVQAEPELRVVGERLTRGDLVLLETALRDPGRRVVQAAWHTAGATPVTRAPMPDDRLGTALVPLRVAGKTDGQRLVLAAAEQVVVALRSAYVCDPRPSRMRAPVPAGLLGSGRLLGGCDNLAEVLWRTRAECAARHALLVSAVRSGCAGPVADVVAEEVEDGAVHAYIDRGGGVRTPLGRLGDGELRYVALALVLLTGTGVLAVDPVAEVPQAYQSLTILADGLDRRLDARQARTLGNLAARTCGRGHIRLVGAVGDASWAAEAGASVVDLVP
- a CDS encoding family 2 encapsulin nanocompartment cargo protein terpene cyclase, whose protein sequence is MPDPGLPTLHPNPALERILRGPSGLGTAGLYLGEKPVEAVSSVGPAALVEPVDLAESVASAESVASADAVELPGPVEAAELPEPAEGTPIPGLYHHAVPEPDPARVAEVSRRIKAWAVDEVQAFPPEWEDQFDGFSVGRYMVACHPDAPSIDHLMLATRLMVAENAVDDCYCEDHGGSPVGLGSRLLLAHTALDDLHTTQEYEPAWRESLTADAPRRAYRSAMAYFLQHASPSQADRFRHDMARLHLGYLAEAAWSETDHVPEVWEYLAMRQFNNFRPCPTITDTVGGYELPADLHALAAMQRVIALAGNATTVVNDLYSYTKELDSPGRHLNLPVVIAEREGLSDRDAYLKGVEVHNDLMHAFEAEAAALAAACPVPSVLRFLRGVAVWVDGNHYWHRTNTYRYRLPDFW
- a CDS encoding family 2B encapsulin nanocompartment shell protein translates to MTVETSPDERLEPAPRTSLSTEAARNLTTTTKSAPQMQEITSRWLLRMLPWVETKGGTYRVNRRLTYTVGDGCIEFLQDGADVRVVPRELGELALLRGFDDVDVLSAIADRFEQRDFRAGEVLVERGAPAEHIHLIAHGRINQTSIGKYGDEVAVAVLADGGRFGEDALLDDGARWGFTATAATSGTLLTLSRSDFAALTSSAPSLRAHVAEFASRSVPRQTRHGEAEIAMSSGHVGEAKLPGAFVDYEAHPREYELSVAQTVLRVHTRVADLYNGPMNQTEEQLRLTIEALRERQEHELINNREFGLLHNAAFKQRIQPHSGAPTPDDLDDLLCRRRGTKFFLAHPRTIAAIGWGFNAYGVYPDNVDLGGQQVPAWRGVPILPCNKIPITEDNTSSILAMRTGEDNQGVIGLHQTGLPEEYEPGLSVRFMGMSEQAIISYLVTAYYSAAVLLPDALGVLENVQIGRRRD
- a CDS encoding nucleotide pyrophosphohydrolase — protein: MKERLDVAVLQRRLAEFAAARDWEQYHTPKNLAAALSVEASELVEIFQWLTPEESARVMRDPDTAPRVADEVADVLAYLLQFCEVLGIDALAALAAKIERNEERFPVPEGP
- a CDS encoding DUF6099 family protein, giving the protein MNAMRLIEANRRALACSQEPGDIVVEVWQSQALAQAIGNHLAVAGPPELRGEALGLSEVGGRACGVLDAPRLGMEDIRAARLTGTGDAHEVLLGLGRLLGEVGIALVGVAMGAEDEGVYWQCMEAIDAADESRDRVLEMLRRLAVREQCLPEPDSAAGPA
- a CDS encoding phage tail protein, coding for MPGLGSAHPIGDQLPAVFADDDFILRFVSGLDVVLAPVFAVLDSLEAYFTPSLTPSDFLDWLTDWVGTELDGTEPLATRRHAVASAVDLHRVRGTRRGLAAAVELAFGVRPEIAESGGAAWSARPLGPFPGAPRPALHVTLRVHDPASVDAHRLRAVVAAARPAHLPFTAEVTATPFPEGT